From a region of the Burkholderia lata genome:
- a CDS encoding alpha/beta hydrolase, whose translation MRRLALPFALALIAGSIATARATPPAPAAPPAPPPPAVQTATTPSAAQEPALNPGSSVVLRTFRSASLKRDWSYTVYLPPGYNPEGARYPVMYLLHGNAGNANDWVTQGRLQATADTLIERHEIPPVVIVMPQGGTDWYVDRKEKMQSAFLNDLLPEVEAHFAVSNQRAGRAIGGVSMGGFGALRFSLLEPGLFCGAMLLSPAIYANEPPLNSAARYVGVFGDRQFDPRVWHELNYPALMRGYFARSWRIPMFIAAGDDDLTIQAESSVLYTHLRRAQNPAELRIVDGGHTWDVWRGLLGQGLKYALECVK comes from the coding sequence ATGCGCCGACTCGCCCTTCCGTTCGCCCTCGCCCTGATCGCCGGCTCCATCGCCACGGCCCGCGCCACGCCGCCCGCACCGGCGGCACCGCCCGCGCCGCCGCCGCCCGCCGTCCAGACCGCGACGACGCCGTCGGCCGCGCAGGAGCCCGCGCTCAACCCGGGCAGCAGCGTCGTGCTGCGCACGTTCCGGTCGGCATCGCTGAAGCGCGACTGGTCGTACACGGTGTACCTGCCGCCCGGCTACAACCCGGAAGGCGCGCGCTACCCGGTGATGTACCTGCTGCACGGCAACGCCGGCAACGCGAACGACTGGGTCACGCAGGGCCGGCTGCAGGCCACTGCCGATACGCTGATCGAGCGCCACGAGATTCCGCCGGTCGTGATCGTGATGCCGCAGGGTGGCACCGACTGGTACGTCGACCGCAAGGAGAAGATGCAGAGCGCGTTCCTCAACGACCTGCTGCCCGAAGTCGAAGCGCACTTCGCGGTGTCGAACCAGCGCGCGGGCCGTGCGATCGGCGGCGTGTCGATGGGCGGCTTCGGCGCGCTGCGCTTCTCGCTGCTCGAACCCGGGCTGTTCTGCGGCGCGATGCTGCTGAGCCCCGCGATCTACGCGAACGAGCCGCCGCTCAATTCCGCCGCGCGCTACGTCGGCGTGTTCGGCGACCGGCAGTTCGATCCGCGCGTGTGGCACGAGCTCAACTACCCGGCGCTGATGCGCGGCTATTTCGCGCGCAGTTGGCGAATCCCGATGTTCATCGCGGCCGGCGACGACGACCTGACCATCCAGGCCGAATCGAGCGTGCTGTACACGCACCTGCGCCGCGCGCAGAACCCGGCCGAGCTGCGCATCGTCGACGGCGGGCATACGTGGGACGTATGGCGCGGGCTGCTCGGGCAGGGGTTGAAGTACGCGCTCGAATGCGTGAAGTGA
- a CDS encoding OpgC domain-containing protein, translating to MTAPARAGRYAELDFFRGLVLLVIVVDHIGGSILSRVTLHAYALCDAAEVFVFLGGFATAIAYNSLAERHDEAAARQRFIRRAFEIYRAFLVTAGLMLLITAALNAFAIDGPNMPTNDLDGLLHKPLAALRDILLFRRQPYLASVLPMYAFFALLVPLTLPLARTQPWLLLAFSGSLWFAAPHVARFLPTVEGAPWDFNPFAWQFLFVLGVIARCQPVYQTLAPKPQGWLLTAAALAIVAAGAYYRLRIEPFPTDPSIKQNLGALRLANFLAIAWLAAKLVHLGWMKKVAHAMPWIGTIGRQGLLCFVAGTAISLAVDSVLYQATEGYLDVKLGLTADVVAMGLLYLVAKLYGPLVARLTFRSRR from the coding sequence ATGACCGCACCGGCCCGGGCCGGCCGCTACGCCGAGCTCGATTTCTTCCGCGGCCTCGTGCTGCTCGTCATCGTCGTCGACCACATCGGCGGCAGCATCCTGTCGCGCGTGACGCTGCACGCGTACGCGCTGTGCGACGCGGCCGAGGTCTTCGTGTTCCTCGGCGGCTTCGCCACCGCCATCGCGTACAACTCGCTCGCCGAGCGGCACGACGAGGCCGCGGCGCGCCAGCGCTTCATCCGGCGCGCGTTCGAGATCTACCGCGCGTTCCTCGTGACGGCCGGCCTGATGCTGCTGATCACGGCCGCGCTGAACGCGTTCGCGATCGACGGCCCGAACATGCCGACCAACGATCTCGACGGCCTGCTCCACAAGCCGCTCGCCGCGCTGCGCGACATCCTGCTGTTCCGCCGCCAGCCGTACCTCGCGTCGGTGCTGCCGATGTACGCGTTCTTCGCGCTGCTCGTCCCGCTCACGCTGCCGCTCGCACGCACGCAGCCGTGGCTGCTGCTCGCGTTCAGCGGGTCGCTGTGGTTCGCGGCGCCGCACGTCGCGCGCTTTTTGCCGACCGTCGAAGGCGCGCCTTGGGACTTCAATCCGTTCGCTTGGCAGTTCCTGTTCGTGCTCGGCGTGATCGCGCGCTGCCAGCCCGTCTACCAGACGCTCGCGCCGAAGCCGCAGGGCTGGCTGCTGACGGCCGCGGCGCTCGCGATCGTCGCGGCCGGCGCGTACTACCGGCTGCGCATCGAGCCGTTCCCGACCGATCCGTCGATCAAGCAGAACCTCGGCGCGCTGCGGCTCGCGAACTTCCTCGCGATCGCGTGGCTCGCGGCCAAGCTCGTCCACCTCGGCTGGATGAAGAAGGTTGCGCACGCGATGCCGTGGATCGGCACGATCGGCCGGCAGGGGCTGCTGTGCTTCGTCGCGGGTACCGCCATCTCGCTCGCGGTCGATTCGGTGCTCTACCAGGCGACCGAAGGCTATCTCGACGTGAAGCTCGGCCTGACCGCCGACGTCGTCGCGATGGGCCTGCTGTATCTCGTCGCCAAACTCTACGGGCCGCTCGTCGCGCGGCTGACGTTCCGTTCGCGGCGATGA
- a CDS encoding porin, producing the protein MKKHVIFTAALAAFAAPVFAQNSVTLYGVIDEGFNYTNNVNVNGVGKSNYQLASGYAQGSRWGLKGSEDLGGGLKAIFTLENGFDVNNGRLGQGGRMFGRQAFVGLSAPRFGTLTFGRQYDSVVDYLAPLTANGNWGGTLFSHPFDNDNTDNSFRVNNTVKYASADWNGLTFGGTYSFSNSTGFSNNRQYSLGAQYSLAGLQVAAAYLQANNPGVGSAGAISADDANFVADRLRIFGGGINYTFGPATVGFVYTKTDVKNPVSTVYLPASTFAGLGLTATKFQNFEINGKYQLTPDFYLGAQYVYTDGKYDAAAGSFKPKYHTVGLMADYSLSKRTDVYLQGAWQKVAGDKTGTAADGGYVVGTDGPSASSNQFAVRAAIRHKF; encoded by the coding sequence ATGAAGAAGCACGTCATTTTTACCGCCGCGCTGGCCGCTTTCGCCGCGCCGGTCTTCGCCCAGAACAGCGTGACGCTGTACGGTGTGATCGACGAAGGCTTCAATTACACGAACAACGTGAACGTCAACGGGGTCGGAAAATCGAATTACCAGCTCGCGAGCGGCTATGCGCAGGGCAGCCGCTGGGGCCTGAAGGGCAGCGAGGATCTCGGCGGCGGGCTGAAGGCGATCTTCACGCTGGAAAACGGTTTTGACGTGAACAACGGCCGGCTCGGCCAGGGCGGCCGCATGTTCGGCCGCCAGGCGTTCGTCGGGCTGAGCGCGCCGCGCTTCGGCACGCTGACCTTCGGCCGTCAATACGACTCGGTCGTCGACTATCTCGCGCCGCTCACCGCCAACGGCAACTGGGGCGGCACGCTGTTCTCGCACCCGTTCGACAACGACAACACGGACAACTCGTTCCGCGTCAACAACACGGTCAAGTATGCGAGCGCCGACTGGAACGGCCTGACGTTCGGCGGCACGTACAGCTTCAGCAACAGCACCGGCTTCTCGAACAACCGTCAGTACAGCCTCGGCGCGCAGTACTCGCTGGCCGGGCTGCAGGTTGCGGCTGCGTACCTGCAGGCGAACAACCCGGGTGTCGGCAGCGCGGGCGCGATCTCGGCGGATGACGCGAACTTCGTCGCCGACCGCCTGCGGATCTTCGGCGGCGGCATCAACTACACGTTCGGCCCGGCCACGGTCGGCTTCGTCTACACGAAGACGGACGTGAAGAACCCGGTGTCGACCGTTTACCTGCCGGCTTCGACGTTCGCCGGCCTCGGGCTGACCGCGACGAAGTTCCAGAACTTCGAAATCAACGGCAAGTACCAGCTCACGCCCGATTTCTATCTCGGCGCGCAGTACGTGTACACGGACGGCAAATACGATGCCGCGGCCGGCTCGTTCAAGCCGAAATACCACACGGTTGGCCTGATGGCCGACTACAGCCTGTCGAAGCGCACCGACGTGTACCTGCAGGGCGCATGGCAGAAGGTGGCAGGCGACAAGACCGGCACGGCGGCCGACGGCGGCTACGTGGTCGGCACGGACGGCCCGTCGGCGTCGTCGAACCAGTTCGCGGTGCGTGCCGCGATTCGCCACAAGTTCTAA